Within the Sphingobium baderi genome, the region ACATGACCGTCGCCTTCGAACAGGGTGATACCCGCTCCTTCGCGATGTGGCTGGCGGGGCGGGAGTGTTTGAAGAGACGGCAGCGCATTGCGCGCGCCAAGCTGCGCCGCGATCTGGGGAAAGTCCTGCGGTGTCAGGGCGTCTCCTTCGCACAGTACGGCGGCGCGGAACAGGGCATTTTGAAGCTGGCGCACATTGCCCGGCCATTCATGCTGCATCAGCAGCGCCAACGCCTCATCCGTCAGGCCCAGACTCCGCAGCCCAGGCTGTTCAGCGATCCGGGCAAGCAGATGGCGACAGAGCGCCGGGACGTCGCCGATTCGCTCACGCAGCGGAGGAATCGTCAATTGCACGACATTGAGGCGATAATAGAGGTCTTCGCGGAAACGCCCCGTCTCTATTTCATCCTGCAACCGCTTGTTGGTCGCGGCGATGAGCCGCACATCCACATGAACCGGACGGCGCGCGCCGATGGGCTGCACTTCCCCATCCTGTAGCACGCGGAGCAACTTGACCTGTGCCTCGAATGGCATTTCGCTGACTTCGTCGAGGAAAATCGTCCCTGTGTCCGCTGCGATGAACTTGCCGATATGGCGTTCGAAAGCGCCGGTGAAGGCGCCGCGTTCGTGACCGAACAATTCGGATTCGACGAGATTGGCAGGAATGGCGCCGCAGTTGATAGTCACCATCGGCTGCTTGTGACGAGGGGAAGCAGCGTGAATCGCGCGGGCGATGACATCCTTGCCGACGCCGCTTTCGCCTTCGATCAGCACTGGGACGCGGGCGCGGGCAGCCTTGGCAGCGACAGCGAGCGCTGCGCGAAATCTGGGAGCCGAACCCACCACATCCTCGAAAGAAAGGGGGGCGGTGATCTTCTCCGTAAGGGGGCGCAGTTCGCTATTGATATCGTCTTCGCTGAGCGTTGCGTTTAACGCAGCCAGCAGCCGTTCGGGCGCGATCGGCTTTGACAGATAGTCGGTGGCGCCCGCGCGCATAGATTCGACGGCGACCGCGACATTGTCATGAGCGGTCAGCACAAGGATGGGCAAGGCAGGCCGCCGCGCGCGCAATTCCCGAATCAATTGCGTTGGTTCAAAGGATGGGCACCACTGGTCCAGCAGAATGGCGTCAAGCCGCATCCCGTCCTGCGTGCCCAGCGTGGCAATCGCAGTTTCCCCGTCGTTCGCGAAGATCGTGCGCCAGCCGACCCGCGCCGCGAGCGCCGACACAAGACGGCGCTGCGCGGGTTCATCGTCGATCAGCATCAACATGGGAACGCCGTCGCGCGCCATTTCATCCCTCATTCCATTACAGGCCGCAAAGCCTAGCGCGGGGGAGTAAAGGCGGCCTTAACCTGAAAGATTTTCTTGTGCGATGCGGGTTGAGGGTCGGGCAGGCAGAAGATAAGAGGTTTGCCGAATATGTTGCCAGGAAGGAAGAGGGCATGGCCCAAGAGGGAAATATAGATAGCGCAACCGAAACCTATGAAGGGTTTGTGGCCGTCATGAAATGGGGCACGATCGCCTCTCTGATCGCAGGTGCGATTGTGGTGCTGCTGATCTCGAGCTGAAGGTCGGTTCGCACAGGGGGATGTCCATGAAAATTGCAATTATCAAGGAGCTCGCCGCCGGCGAGCGCAGGGTCGCTGGTACGCCGGAGACCGTGAAGAAGTTCAAGGCGCTGGGCGCTGATGTGGCGGTCGAAAGCGGCGCGGGGCTCAACGCCTCGATTGCCGATGCCGACTATGCCGCGGCCGGAGGCGTGGTGGGTGATCGTGCTGCTGCGGTTGCCGGCGCGGACATTATTTTGGGCGTGCAGGCGCCCGATCCGGCGACTCTTGCCGGGGCGAAGCCGGGCGCTTGGATTGCCGCCGGCTTCAATCCCTTTGGTGAGCGCGGCCGCGTGGATGCCTATGCCGCCGCCGGATTGGAGGCGCTGGCGATGGAGTTCATGCCGCGCATCACGCGCGCGCAGTCGATGGATATTCTTTCGTCGCAATCGAACCTGTCCGGCTATAAGGCCGTGCTTGATGCCGCCGCCGAATATGGCAAGGCTTTCCCGATGATGATGACGGCTGCGGGCACGGTGTCCGCGGCCAAGGCCTTCATCATGGGCGTGGGCGTCGCCGGGCTTCAGGCGATCGCGACCGCTCGCCGTCTGGGCGCGCAGGTGTCGGCGACGGATGTGCGCTCGGCCACCAGGGAGCAGATCGAATCGCTCGGCGCCAAGCCAATCTTCGTCGAAAGCGTCAAGGGCATCGAGGGCGAAGGCTCCGGCGGCTATGCCACCGAAATGTCGGAGGAATATCAGAAAGCGCAGGCCGAACTGATTTCCAGCCACATCGCCAAGCAGGACATCGTCATCACCACGGCGCTGATTCCCGGACGTCCCGCCCCGCGCCTCATCACCGACGCGCAGATCGCGACGATGAAGCCAGGCAGCGTGATCGTCGACCTGGCCGTCGAACAGGGCGGCAATGTCGAAGGAGCAGTCGCTGGTGAAGTGGTCGAACGTCACGGCGTCAAGATCGTAGGGCATCGCAACGTGCCTTCGCGGCTGGCGGCGGATACTTCGGCCCTGTTCGCGCGCAATCTCTACAATTTCCTGTCGGCCTTTTGGGACAAGGAAAAGAACGCGCCAGTGCTAGACGAAGAGATCGGCAACGCCATCCGCCTGACGCAGGGCGGCAAGGTCGTGAGCGAACGCCTTCTGGGGTGAGGTAATAGCGCGTGGCCTGAAGGCTGCGCGCATCATGTCCCGCAGCAAAAAGCGGGACGAACGGGGAGTAGGAAAGATGGACTTCATCTCCATCCTGTCGATTTTCGTGCTGGCGTGTTTCGTTGGCTATTATGTGGTGTGGTCGGTGACCCCGGCGCTCCACACACCATTGATGGCGGTCACCAACGCCATTTCCTCCGTCATCATCGTTGGCGCGCTGGTCGCGTCCGCCGAGGCGGGCAGCGCGGCGGCCAAATATCTGGGCCTGATCGCGGTGACGCTGGCGTCGGTCAACATCTTCGGCGGCTTTGCCGTGACTGAACGGATGTTGGCGATGTACAAGAAGAAGGAGCGCAAATGATGCTGCAGACCGTCATTGCGATGGCCGCCGCTGGCGCTGAAGGCGTCGCTGCTTCGCCCTTCGTTTCGCTCGCCTATCTGATTGCAGGCGTCCTCTTCATCCTCGCGCTGCGGGGCCTGTCCAGCCCGGCTTCGAGCCGCCGGGGCAATCGCATGGGCATGGCGGGCATGGCGATTGCCGTCGCCACCACGCTTTATACCCATGACGTCATCTCCCTGCCGGAGATCGTGGGCGCCATCGCCATCGGCGGCGCCATCGGCTTCGTTATTGCGCGCAAGATCGAGATGACCGCGATGCCGCAGCTCGTGGCAGCGTTCCACTCGCTCGTCGGTCTGGCAGCGGTGCTGGTCGGCGCGGCGGCTTTCCTCAATCCGGGGGCTTTCGGCATATTGGATGCGCTGACCGGCGAGATCCACAACGCCAGTCGTATCGAAATGGGGCTGGGCGTCGCCATCGGCGCGATCACCTTCTCTGGTTCGGTCATCGCCTTTCTGAAGCTCAACGGCAACATGTCGGGCAAGCCGATCATGCTGCCCGGCCGGCATCTCATCAACCTGGCCATGCTGGCTGCCATTCTGGGGCTGATCGCTTATTTCGTGACCGATCAGAGCCCGTGGATCTTCTGGACAGTCACGGCGCTGAGCTTCATCATCGGCTTCCTGCTCATCATCCCCATTGGTGGTGCGGACATGCCGGTCGTGGTGTCGATGCTGAACAGCTATTCGGGCTGGGCTGCTGCTGCCATGGGCTTCACGCTGGGCAATAGCGCAATGATCATCACTGGCGCGCTGGTGGGGTCGTCGGGTGCGATCTTGTCCTACATCATGTGCAAGGCGATGAACCGCAGCTTCATTAGCGTGATCGCAGGCGGTTTCGGTGCGGAGACGGCTTCGGCAGGCGGTGGAGCGGCGATCGATCGTCCCTATAAGCGCGGCAGTGCGGAGGATGCAGCCTTCCTGATGAAGCAGGCGGACAGCGTCATCATCGTGCCGGGCTATGGCATGGCGGTCAGCCAGGCGCAGCACGCGCTGCGCGAAATGGGCGACCTGCTCAAGAAGGAAGGCGTGTCGGTCAAATATGCGATCCATCCGGTCGCGGGCCGTATGCCGGGGCACATGAACGTGCTGCTGGCCGAAGCGAACGTGCCCTATGACGAGGTGTTCGAGCTGGAGGACATCAACAGCGAATTCGGCCAGGCCGACGTCGCCTTCGTCATCGGCGCGAACGACGTGACGAACCCGGCGGCGAAGACCGACAAGACGTCGCCCATATATGGCATGCCCATTCTGGATGTCGCCAATGCGAAGTCGGTGTTGTTCGTGAAGCGCTCCATGGGCGGGGCTGGTTATGCCGGCGTCGACAATGAAGTCTTCTACATGGACAACACGATGATGCTGCTGGCCGATGCCAAGAAGATGGTCGAGGAAATCGTCAAGGGGCTTGCCCACTAAGGCAGGCTTCCCGTAACGCTGTGACGGACGGTGGTGCCCAGGCGCCGCCGTCCGTTCGCTTTTTGCAAGAGTATGTGACCCGCTTATGCGTAAACTCGGCCTGATCGGTGGTCTCAGCTGGATTTCCACCGCCCGCTATTATGAGATCATCAACCGGACTGTCCATCGCGCGAAGGGCGGGCAGCATAGCGCGCCGCTGCTGATCGAAAGCCTGGACTTTGCTCAGGTCGCGGGCAGTGTGACGCAGGACGATTGGGATAGCGCGGCGGAACATCTGACCGGCGCGGCGCGACGGCTGGCGCAGGCGGGGGCGGAAAGCCTGCTGATTTGCGCCAATTCCATGCACCGAATTTATGAGCAGGTTCAGGAGGCGGTTAGCATACCGATCATCCATATCGCCGATGTCGTCGGCGCGCGGATGGCGAGCGACAATATCGAGAAAGCCGCGCTGATCGGCACCCGCAATGTCATGATGGAGAAATTCTACCGGCAGCGGCTGGTCTCGCACGGCGTATCGTTGTTGCCGCCAAACATGGAATTGGCTGAGCGGATCAATCACATCGTCTATGACGAACTGACGCTGGGCAAGGTGAGCCGCGAGAGTGAGCGGTTCATGAAGTCGGAACTGACCGACATCGCCAAGGAGGATGTGCAGGCGGTGGTGCTGGCTTGCACCGAACTGGAGCTGGTGGTCGATGTGAAGGCGAATGTGCTGCCCATCTATGACTGCACCTCGATTCACGCCAAGGCAGGGGCGGCTTTCATCCTTGGTGAATAGGAGCCGGGCGTTCGTGACCCAGGTGGCGAAGGCTGTGGGTGGAGAGCGGAACGGCTGCCCCCTCGCTCGTTCTGAGTAGCCTCTGAGCCTGCCGAAGAGGCGTATCGAAGGACATAGGTTGTGCCAGCCCCTTCGATACGAGTCTTCGGTTTGGCCAAAAGCCAAGTTCATCCTGAGCGACTGCTACAAACAGTCAGTCGAAGGGCTCAGTTCCTACTCAGGGCGAACCGAGTGACAAATGTTCGAAAATGACCGATGACTGTCATCGCCAAACAAGCGGCGATGCGGCGATCGGGCCTTATCGCACTGGCGTCCAGACTTGCGCCTTGCAGAAGAAAGCGATGCAGCCCTGCACTTTCAGCGTGCCGTCGGGCTTACGGTTGGCCTTGCTGGTATAGCTTTTGCCGCTTTCCGGGTCATAGATAGTGCCCTTCCAGAAGGAACCCGCATCATGGAAGCCGCTCAGCAGCGCCAACCCTGCCAGCGGTTTGGATCGCAGCGCGGGATCGGGATTGTTGATGTCTGTTTGCGGACGGCCCGGTGTGGGCTTCATGATGCGTTCGATGCGACCGCACAGATTTTTGCCGCAGGGCGCGATCAGGACGATGGCCTTGCCCTCGACCGTGGTCCAGCGGCCATTGATCGGCTCCGCAGCCAGCGCCGGGATGACCGTGACAAAAAGCGCGGCGGGCGCGAGGGCGGCAAAAAGGCCGGATTGGGAGAACATGGGCAACCTCATCCTGTCTGTTTGTTTCCGGCAGGATAAGATGGGAACATGGCGCGCGCCACCGCCAAGAATCGGCGGGTGGTGTAGGACGAAAAGGGACGCTACGGCGACGCCCCTTTTGGCATGGAATTTATTTGAAAGCCTGGCTGATTGAGCAGGCCGCCGGACCCAGAATGACGACAAACAGGGTCGGCAGGATGAAGAGAATCAGCGGCACTGTCATGATCGCGGGCAGGCGGGCGGCCTTTTCCTCGGCGCGCATCATGCGTTCGTGGCGGAATTCGGCGGACAGGACGCGTAGCGCGGAGGCCAGCGGTGTGCCGTATTTCTCGGTCTGGATCATGGTCGTCACCACGCCCTTCACCGCGTCGAGATTGACCCGTGTGGCAAGATTTTCAAAGGCCATGCGGCGATCGGTCAGGAAGGCCAGCTCAATGGCGGTAAGCTGAAACTCGTCGCCCAGTTCGGGATAGGCCTTGCCCAGTTCGCGCGCGACGCGGCTGAAGGCGGCATCTACCGTCAGGCCCGCTTCGGCGCAGATCACCAGCAGGTCGAGCGCGTCGGGCAGCCCTTTGCGGATTGCGGCGGACCGCTTCTGCACCTTGTTGTTGATATAGAGGTCCGGCCCCTTGTAGGAGAGCAGCAGTGCCCCGGCGAACACCATGAACCGCTTGAAACCGCCCCAGTCGGGGAAGAAATCCACGCCATAGATCAGCAGCGCTGCGAGGCCGCCGCAGATGATCGGCAGGACCATGCGGGCGAAGATGACGGCGACGGCCCATTCCTTCGACCGGATACCCGCCTGCGCCATGCGGGTCTGCACGTCGCGCAACTGGTCGTCCTGCAACACCTGAAGGCTGGACAGGAAGGACCGCATCCGATCGGTCGTCTGGTTCTTCTTGACCAGCTTGGCGCGGCGTTTGGCCGTGGAAGCGGTGATGCCGGCCTTGAGCTGCTCGCGGCGCTCGTTCAGGGCCTTGACCCGCTTGGCCATCGGATCGCGCACGGTCATGACCGTGTAGAGCGCGAAGATCACGGCCATCGTCGCCAGCCCGGCCAGCAGCGTGCCGAAGTCGGTGGCGGTGAGACCAAAAAGGGTGCCTGTAGGGGTCGCTTCCATGATTGCCTTGCTCCCCAGTCAGATCTCGAAGTTAATCATCTGCGCCATGATGAAGGCGCCGATGCCCATCCAGCACATGCCCCCGATGCCGATTACCTGCATCAATGACAGGCCGAACAGGCCCATGGGATCGGGCGTGTAGAAGGGGCTCATATAGTTGAAGTTGATGTAGCTGATGAGGCCGAAGACGATGAAGGGCAGCGCGCCGATGATATAGGCGGATGCCTTGGATTCAGAGGACATCGCCCGGATCTTCAGCTTCATCTGCGCGCGTTGGCGCAGCACCGTGGCTAGGTTCGACAGCGTTTCGGCGAGATTGCCGCCGGTTTCGCGTTGGATCGCAAGCGAGATGACGAAGAACTGGAATTCAGCCGTGCCCAGCCGATCCGCGGTTTCCTGAAGCGCCTGGTCCATCGTCTTGCCGATCTTGATGCGTTCGGTGATGAGGCGAAATTCTTCGCCCACGGGGCCGGGAATTTCCTGGGACACGACGCCCAGTGTCTCGGCGATGGGGAGGCCCGAGCGCAGGCCACGCGTCAGAAGTTCCAGCGCATCGGGGAATTTGGCGTTGAACTGAGCGATCCGCTTGGCGATGAGGCGACCGACCCACCAGTGGGGCAGACCCAGACCCGCCGCCAGCGATACCATCAGCGAGAATATCAGCGGAAAACCGCGCAGCATCATCACGGCGGCCATGAACAGGAATATCACGGAGCCGGCCGTCATATACTGGCTGAGCGTCCACTTCTTGCCGGTCATCCGAAGCCGCTTGGTCAGATTTTCCGGATTCGGGATCAGCGACACCAGCATCTTCATTTCGGTGGCGGGCTGGCGGCTGTCGATCACCCGGCGCATGCGCGCTTCCAGCACCGCTTCGGCGGAATCGCTA harbors:
- a CDS encoding sigma-54-dependent transcriptional regulator, giving the protein MARDGVPMLMLIDDEPAQRRLVSALAARVGWRTIFANDGETAIATLGTQDGMRLDAILLDQWCPSFEPTQLIRELRARRPALPILVLTAHDNVAVAVESMRAGATDYLSKPIAPERLLAALNATLSEDDINSELRPLTEKITAPLSFEDVVGSAPRFRAALAVAAKAARARVPVLIEGESGVGKDVIARAIHAASPRHKQPMVTINCGAIPANLVESELFGHERGAFTGAFERHIGKFIAADTGTIFLDEVSEMPFEAQVKLLRVLQDGEVQPIGARRPVHVDVRLIAATNKRLQDEIETGRFREDLYYRLNVVQLTIPPLRERIGDVPALCRHLLARIAEQPGLRSLGLTDEALALLMQHEWPGNVRQLQNALFRAAVLCEGDALTPQDFPQIAAQLGARNALPSLQTLPPRQPHREGAGITLFEGDGHVRQLAEIEADVIRLAIGHYRGRMTEVARRLGIGRSTLYRKLAELGIDNAA
- a CDS encoding aa3-type cytochrome c oxidase subunit IV → MAQEGNIDSATETYEGFVAVMKWGTIASLIAGAIVVLLISS
- a CDS encoding NAD(P) transhydrogenase subunit alpha, whose protein sequence is MKIAIIKELAAGERRVAGTPETVKKFKALGADVAVESGAGLNASIADADYAAAGGVVGDRAAAVAGADIILGVQAPDPATLAGAKPGAWIAAGFNPFGERGRVDAYAAAGLEALAMEFMPRITRAQSMDILSSQSNLSGYKAVLDAAAEYGKAFPMMMTAAGTVSAAKAFIMGVGVAGLQAIATARRLGAQVSATDVRSATREQIESLGAKPIFVESVKGIEGEGSGGYATEMSEEYQKAQAELISSHIAKQDIVITTALIPGRPAPRLITDAQIATMKPGSVIVDLAVEQGGNVEGAVAGEVVERHGVKIVGHRNVPSRLAADTSALFARNLYNFLSAFWDKEKNAPVLDEEIGNAIRLTQGGKVVSERLLG
- a CDS encoding proton-translocating transhydrogenase family protein; the encoded protein is MDFISILSIFVLACFVGYYVVWSVTPALHTPLMAVTNAISSVIIVGALVASAEAGSAAAKYLGLIAVTLASVNIFGGFAVTERMLAMYKKKERK
- a CDS encoding NAD(P)(+) transhydrogenase (Re/Si-specific) subunit beta, producing MAAAGAEGVAASPFVSLAYLIAGVLFILALRGLSSPASSRRGNRMGMAGMAIAVATTLYTHDVISLPEIVGAIAIGGAIGFVIARKIEMTAMPQLVAAFHSLVGLAAVLVGAAAFLNPGAFGILDALTGEIHNASRIEMGLGVAIGAITFSGSVIAFLKLNGNMSGKPIMLPGRHLINLAMLAAILGLIAYFVTDQSPWIFWTVTALSFIIGFLLIIPIGGADMPVVVSMLNSYSGWAAAAMGFTLGNSAMIITGALVGSSGAILSYIMCKAMNRSFISVIAGGFGAETASAGGGAAIDRPYKRGSAEDAAFLMKQADSVIIVPGYGMAVSQAQHALREMGDLLKKEGVSVKYAIHPVAGRMPGHMNVLLAEANVPYDEVFELEDINSEFGQADVAFVIGANDVTNPAAKTDKTSPIYGMPILDVANAKSVLFVKRSMGGAGYAGVDNEVFYMDNTMMLLADAKKMVEEIVKGLAH
- a CDS encoding aspartate/glutamate racemase family protein, producing MRKLGLIGGLSWISTARYYEIINRTVHRAKGGQHSAPLLIESLDFAQVAGSVTQDDWDSAAEHLTGAARRLAQAGAESLLICANSMHRIYEQVQEAVSIPIIHIADVVGARMASDNIEKAALIGTRNVMMEKFYRQRLVSHGVSLLPPNMELAERINHIVYDELTLGKVSRESERFMKSELTDIAKEDVQAVVLACTELELVVDVKANVLPIYDCTSIHAKAGAAFILGE
- a CDS encoding DUF2147 domain-containing protein, giving the protein MFSQSGLFAALAPAALFVTVIPALAAEPINGRWTTVEGKAIVLIAPCGKNLCGRIERIMKPTPGRPQTDINNPDPALRSKPLAGLALLSGFHDAGSFWKGTIYDPESGKSYTSKANRKPDGTLKVQGCIAFFCKAQVWTPVR
- a CDS encoding type II secretion system F family protein, with the translated sequence MEATPTGTLFGLTATDFGTLLAGLATMAVIFALYTVMTVRDPMAKRVKALNERREQLKAGITASTAKRRAKLVKKNQTTDRMRSFLSSLQVLQDDQLRDVQTRMAQAGIRSKEWAVAVIFARMVLPIICGGLAALLIYGVDFFPDWGGFKRFMVFAGALLLSYKGPDLYINNKVQKRSAAIRKGLPDALDLLVICAEAGLTVDAAFSRVARELGKAYPELGDEFQLTAIELAFLTDRRMAFENLATRVNLDAVKGVVTTMIQTEKYGTPLASALRVLSAEFRHERMMRAEEKAARLPAIMTVPLILFILPTLFVVILGPAACSISQAFK
- a CDS encoding type II secretion system F family protein — encoded protein: MDGKMILMAVLLATLLGLVMAAFSGPSPDKARKRRMALIRGRHSDSAEAVLEARMRRVIDSRQPATEMKMLVSLIPNPENLTKRLRMTGKKWTLSQYMTAGSVIFLFMAAVMMLRGFPLIFSLMVSLAAGLGLPHWWVGRLIAKRIAQFNAKFPDALELLTRGLRSGLPIAETLGVVSQEIPGPVGEEFRLITERIKIGKTMDQALQETADRLGTAEFQFFVISLAIQRETGGNLAETLSNLATVLRQRAQMKLKIRAMSSESKASAYIIGALPFIVFGLISYINFNYMSPFYTPDPMGLFGLSLMQVIGIGGMCWMGIGAFIMAQMINFEI